In one window of Falco cherrug isolate bFalChe1 chromosome 12, bFalChe1.pri, whole genome shotgun sequence DNA:
- the LOC102053230 gene encoding biotin-dependent 3-methylcrotonyl-coenzyme A carboxylase beta1 subunit-like isoform X2: protein MWNRTTVCSRGRLAPSTSCPLLPSTLHRVFHRERQDLCHGRGPVSPLCRGHGPVSPLCHSEGPASPLCDGQGPGRAPAALPCRSLSSRARSQQAAKRYPLLDGRIRSVFRHVFEENLRNSEAVIKRYSELLEMLSKGGGENAILRHTQRNKKLFVRERLKLLLDDESFLELSPLAGLNMPYGDIPAAGCLTGIGKICGVWCVFMANDATVKGGTIYPIGVKKQLRAQEIAMQNRLLSVYLVDSGGAFLPLQSELFPDKLHGGRVFYNEAIMSAMRIPQVAVVCGPCVAGGAYVPTMAEEAVIIDKIGTLFLAGPPLVKAATGEYVSPEDLGGAKLHTEVSGCSDHFASSEKEAYECIRNVISTLNYDPLPEEITEHDNPLYSPDELLGLAPRDYRCTLPVKLILSRLMDGSRFQEFKANYGTTLVTGFGHVEGHLVGIVANNGELSHDASLKGSHFVQLCSQRSIPILFFQNTAPPTAEPTSISQAEAHSNRLKAQASMMAAVACSAVPKITVVIGGCYGSESYVMCGRSFSPNFLFLWPNARVALMDSRHFSTVPQAGDSDCTGDESELKQLKKKLEEESSAFYSSARLWDDGVILPQNTRKVIAQCLEIMEQQKYQVVSPWQYPVIRV from the exons ATGTGGAACAGGACCACCGTGTGCTCCCGCGGCAGGCTGgcccccagcacctcctgcccactgctgcccagcaccctgcaccgTGTGTTCCACAGGGAGCGCCAGGACCTGTGCCATGGCAGGGGGCCGGTGAGCCCCCTGTGCCGTGGCCATGGCCCAGTGAGCCCCCTGTGCCATAGTGAGGGGCCAGCGAGCCCCCTGTGCGATGGCCAGGGCCCAGGGAGGGCACCagccgccctgccctgccgttcgctgagcagcagagccaggtcCCAGCAGGCTGCAAAGCGTTACCCGCTCTTGGATGGACGGATCCGGTCCGTGTTCCGGCATGTGTTtgaagaaaatttaagaaaCAGTGAGGCTGTGATTAAAAG ataCTCAGAGTTGCTAGAGATGCTCAGtaaaggagggggagaaaatgCGATCTTGCGTCATACTCAGAGAAACAAGAAGCTGTTTGTTCGTGAACGCCTGAAGTTGCTACTTGATGATGAGTCTTTTCTTGAGCTGTCTCCGCTGGCAGGCCTCAATATGCCATATGGTgacatccctgctgctgggtgccTTACTG GAATTGGCAAAATCTGTGGGGTCTGGTGTGTCTTCATGGCAAATGATGCAACTGTAAAAGGAGGCACTATTTATCCGATTGGAGTGAAGAAACAATTAAGAGCCCAAGAAATAGCCATGCAGAACAGGCTGTTATCCGTGTACCTTGTTGACAGTGGGGGAGCATTCCTGCCACTACAG TCAGAGCTGTTTCCTGACAAGTTGCACGGTGGCAGAGTTTTCTACAATGAAGCAATCATGTCTGCCATGAGAATCCCTCAG GTGGCAGTGGTGTGCGGCCCCTGTGTAGCTGGAGGGGCCTATGTTCCAACCATGGCAGAAGAAGCTGTGATTATCGATAAAATCGGTACGCTCTTCCTTGCTGGTCCACCTCTGGTAAAAGCTGCTACAGGAGAATATGTCTCTCCCGAGGACCTAGGAGGAGCCAAACTTCACACTGA AGTCAGTGGCTGTAGTGATCATTTTGCGTCTTCAGAAAAGGAAGCCTATGAATGTATTCGAAATGTTATCTCTACATTAAATTATGATCCGCTGCCAGAGGAGATCACAGAGCATGACAATCCTCTGTATAGTCCTGATGAGCTCTTGGGGCTGGCACCGCGAGATTATAGGTGTACTCTTCCTGTGAAACTG ATTCTGAGCCGTCTGATGGATGGAAGCAGATTCCAGGAATTTAAGGCTAATTATGGAACAACATTAGTGACAGGATTTGGCCACGTGGAAGG GCACTTGGTGGGGATTGTAGCTAACAACGGGGAGCTGTCTCATGATGCTTCTCTCAAGGGTAGCCATTTCGTACAGCTGTGCAGCCAGCGGAGCATTCCAATCctctttttccaaaatactgcCCCGCCTACAGCAGAGCCAACCAGCATCTCACAG gcaGAGGCTCACTCCAACAGATTAAAAGCCCAGGCCTCCATGATGGCTGCTGTTGCTTGTTCTGCTGTTCCCAAAATAACCGTTGTCATTGGCGGCTGTTATGGGAGCGAAAGTTACGTGATG TGTGGGAGATCGTTCAGTCCAAACTTTCTGTTCTTGTGGCCTAATGCAAGAGTTGCTCTTATGGATTCAAGACATTTCTCCACAGTCCCACAAGCTGGGGACAGTGACTGTACAGGAGATGAATCAGAGCTaaaacaactgaagaaaaa gctagAGGAAGAAAGCAGTGCATTTTACTCCTCTGCCAGACTCTGGGATGATGGTGTAATTCTACCTCAAAATACTAGAAAG gtAATTGCACAGTGCTTAGAGATTATGGAGCAGCAGAAGTACCAGGTCGTATCTCCGTGGCAATATCCTGTCATCAGAGTGTAA
- the LOC102053230 gene encoding biotin-dependent 3-methylcrotonyl-coenzyme A carboxylase beta1 subunit-like isoform X1, with amino-acid sequence MMFLLLSVLRVMWNRTTVCSRGRLAPSTSCPLLPSTLHRVFHRERQDLCHGRGPVSPLCRGHGPVSPLCHSEGPASPLCDGQGPGRAPAALPCRSLSSRARSQQAAKRYPLLDGRIRSVFRHVFEENLRNSEAVIKRYSELLEMLSKGGGENAILRHTQRNKKLFVRERLKLLLDDESFLELSPLAGLNMPYGDIPAAGCLTGIGKICGVWCVFMANDATVKGGTIYPIGVKKQLRAQEIAMQNRLLSVYLVDSGGAFLPLQSELFPDKLHGGRVFYNEAIMSAMRIPQVAVVCGPCVAGGAYVPTMAEEAVIIDKIGTLFLAGPPLVKAATGEYVSPEDLGGAKLHTEVSGCSDHFASSEKEAYECIRNVISTLNYDPLPEEITEHDNPLYSPDELLGLAPRDYRCTLPVKLILSRLMDGSRFQEFKANYGTTLVTGFGHVEGHLVGIVANNGELSHDASLKGSHFVQLCSQRSIPILFFQNTAPPTAEPTSISQAEAHSNRLKAQASMMAAVACSAVPKITVVIGGCYGSESYVMCGRSFSPNFLFLWPNARVALMDSRHFSTVPQAGDSDCTGDESELKQLKKKLEEESSAFYSSARLWDDGVILPQNTRKVIAQCLEIMEQQKYQVVSPWQYPVIRV; translated from the exons ATgatgtttcttctcctttcGGTCCTTAGGGTCATGTGGAACAGGACCACCGTGTGCTCCCGCGGCAGGCTGgcccccagcacctcctgcccactgctgcccagcaccctgcaccgTGTGTTCCACAGGGAGCGCCAGGACCTGTGCCATGGCAGGGGGCCGGTGAGCCCCCTGTGCCGTGGCCATGGCCCAGTGAGCCCCCTGTGCCATAGTGAGGGGCCAGCGAGCCCCCTGTGCGATGGCCAGGGCCCAGGGAGGGCACCagccgccctgccctgccgttcgctgagcagcagagccaggtcCCAGCAGGCTGCAAAGCGTTACCCGCTCTTGGATGGACGGATCCGGTCCGTGTTCCGGCATGTGTTtgaagaaaatttaagaaaCAGTGAGGCTGTGATTAAAAG ataCTCAGAGTTGCTAGAGATGCTCAGtaaaggagggggagaaaatgCGATCTTGCGTCATACTCAGAGAAACAAGAAGCTGTTTGTTCGTGAACGCCTGAAGTTGCTACTTGATGATGAGTCTTTTCTTGAGCTGTCTCCGCTGGCAGGCCTCAATATGCCATATGGTgacatccctgctgctgggtgccTTACTG GAATTGGCAAAATCTGTGGGGTCTGGTGTGTCTTCATGGCAAATGATGCAACTGTAAAAGGAGGCACTATTTATCCGATTGGAGTGAAGAAACAATTAAGAGCCCAAGAAATAGCCATGCAGAACAGGCTGTTATCCGTGTACCTTGTTGACAGTGGGGGAGCATTCCTGCCACTACAG TCAGAGCTGTTTCCTGACAAGTTGCACGGTGGCAGAGTTTTCTACAATGAAGCAATCATGTCTGCCATGAGAATCCCTCAG GTGGCAGTGGTGTGCGGCCCCTGTGTAGCTGGAGGGGCCTATGTTCCAACCATGGCAGAAGAAGCTGTGATTATCGATAAAATCGGTACGCTCTTCCTTGCTGGTCCACCTCTGGTAAAAGCTGCTACAGGAGAATATGTCTCTCCCGAGGACCTAGGAGGAGCCAAACTTCACACTGA AGTCAGTGGCTGTAGTGATCATTTTGCGTCTTCAGAAAAGGAAGCCTATGAATGTATTCGAAATGTTATCTCTACATTAAATTATGATCCGCTGCCAGAGGAGATCACAGAGCATGACAATCCTCTGTATAGTCCTGATGAGCTCTTGGGGCTGGCACCGCGAGATTATAGGTGTACTCTTCCTGTGAAACTG ATTCTGAGCCGTCTGATGGATGGAAGCAGATTCCAGGAATTTAAGGCTAATTATGGAACAACATTAGTGACAGGATTTGGCCACGTGGAAGG GCACTTGGTGGGGATTGTAGCTAACAACGGGGAGCTGTCTCATGATGCTTCTCTCAAGGGTAGCCATTTCGTACAGCTGTGCAGCCAGCGGAGCATTCCAATCctctttttccaaaatactgcCCCGCCTACAGCAGAGCCAACCAGCATCTCACAG gcaGAGGCTCACTCCAACAGATTAAAAGCCCAGGCCTCCATGATGGCTGCTGTTGCTTGTTCTGCTGTTCCCAAAATAACCGTTGTCATTGGCGGCTGTTATGGGAGCGAAAGTTACGTGATG TGTGGGAGATCGTTCAGTCCAAACTTTCTGTTCTTGTGGCCTAATGCAAGAGTTGCTCTTATGGATTCAAGACATTTCTCCACAGTCCCACAAGCTGGGGACAGTGACTGTACAGGAGATGAATCAGAGCTaaaacaactgaagaaaaa gctagAGGAAGAAAGCAGTGCATTTTACTCCTCTGCCAGACTCTGGGATGATGGTGTAATTCTACCTCAAAATACTAGAAAG gtAATTGCACAGTGCTTAGAGATTATGGAGCAGCAGAAGTACCAGGTCGTATCTCCGTGGCAATATCCTGTCATCAGAGTGTAA
- the RPE65 gene encoding retinoid isomerohydrolase — MYSQVEHPAGGYKKLFETVEELSSPVTAHVTGRIPTWLRGSLLRCGPGLFEVGAEPFYHLFDGQALLHKFDFKEGHVTYHRRFVRTDAYVRAMTEKRIVITEFGTYAYPDPCKNIFSRFFSYFKGVEVTDNALVNVYPVGEDYYACTETNFITKINPDTLETIKQVDLCKYVSVNGATAHPHIENDGTVYNIGNCFGKNFALAYNIIRIPPLQADKEDPMNKSEVVVQFPCSDRFKPSYVHSFGLTSNYIVFVETPVKINLLKFLSSWSLWGANYMDCFESNETMGVWLHVAEKKKGRLLNIKYRTSAFNLFHHINTYEDNGFLIVDLCTWKGFEFVYNYLYLANLRANWDEVKRQAEKAPQPEARRYVLPLNIDKADTGKNLVTLPYTTATATLRSDETIWLEPEVIFSGPRHAFEFPQINYKKYGGKPYTYTYGLGLNHFVPDRLCKLNVKTKETWVWQEPDSYPSEPIFVSHPDALEEDDGVVLSIVISPGTGPKPAYLLILSAKDMSEVARAEVEVNIPVTFHGLFKRA, encoded by the exons ATGTACAGCCA AGTTGAGCATCCCGCTGGAGGCTACAAGAAGCTCTTTGAGACCGTGGAGGAGCTGTCCTCTCCAGTGACCGCCCACGTCACAG GCAGGATTCCCACCTGGCTGCGAGGAAGCCTCCTAAGATGTGGTCCTGGCTTGTTCGAGGTGGGTGCAGAGCCCTTCTACCACCTCTTCGATGGCCAGGCGCTCCTCCACAAGTTCGACTTCAAGGAGGGGCACGTTACCTACCACCGAAG gtTTGTCAGGACTGATGCTTACGTGAGAGCGATGACCGAAAAAAGGATCGTGATAACAGAATTTGGCACCTATGCATACCCAGACCCATGCAAGAACATCTTTTCCAG GTTTTTCTCATACTTCAAAGGTGTGGAGGTCACTGATAACGCCCTCGTTAATGTCTACCCTGTTGGTGAAGATTACTATGCTTGTACTGAGACCAACTTCATAACCAAAATTAACCCAGATACGTTAGAGACAATTAAGCAG GTGGATCTCTGTAAATACGTGTCCGTCAATGGGGCAACTGCTCATCCCCACATTGAAAACGACGGGACGGTTTACAACATTGGcaattgctttggaaaaaactTTGCGCTTGCCTATAACATCATACGGATTCCTCCACTTCAGGCAG ACAAGGAAGACCCGATGAACAAGTCGGAGGTGGTGGTGCAGTTCCCTTGCAGCGACAGGTTTAAGCCCTCTTACGTTCACAG CTTTGGGCTGACTTCAAACTACATAGTCTTTGTTGAAACACCAGTGAAAATCAACCTCCTCAAGTTCCTCTCCTCCTGGAGTCTTTGGGGAGCCAACTACATGGACTGCTTTGAGTCCAACGAAACCATGGGG GTCTGGCTTCATgtggcagagaaaaagaaaggcaggctCCTCAACATCAAATACCGCACCTCGGCCTTCAACCTCTTCCATCACATTAACACCTATGAAGATAACGGATTTCTGATCGTTGACCTCTGCACCTGGAAGGG GTTCGAGTTTGTTTACAATTACCTCTACTTAGCCAACTTGCGAGCAAACTGGGATGAAGTGAAACGACAGGCAGAGAAAGCCCCGCAGCCTGAAGCCCGCAGATATGTGCTGCCCCTGAACATTGACAAG GCTGACACGGGCAAGAACTTGGTCACCCTGCCCTACACGACAGCTACAGCAACGCTGCGCAGCGATGAGACCATCTGGCTGGAGCCAGAAGTTATTTTCTCAGGGCCGCGCCATG cctTTGAATTTCCACAGATCAATTACAAGAAATACGGTGGGAAACCTTACACGTATACATATGGGCTGGGGCTGAATCACTTTGTCCCAGACAGG CTTTGCAAGCTGAATGTTAAAACAAAGGAGACCTGGGTGTGGCAGGAGCCGGATTCCTACCCATCGGAGCCAATCTTCGTTTCCCATCCAGATGCCCTGGAGGAAGATGATG GGGTTGTGCTGAGCATCGTGATCAGCCCGGGCACAGGGCCGAAGCCCGCTTACCTCCTGATCCTGAGCGCCAAAGACATGAGTGAGGTGGCCAGGGCTGAAGTGGAGGTGAACATCCCCGTGACTTTCCACGGACTCTTCAAAAGAGCGTGA